The proteins below are encoded in one region of Chelonia mydas isolate rCheMyd1 chromosome 11, rCheMyd1.pri.v2, whole genome shotgun sequence:
- the LOC102934467 gene encoding ATP synthase subunit beta, mitochondrial isoform X2, translated as MLGRARLGGVAVLRALQPLAADHGCLAAGAAASAALPHRRNYAAKTSESAKSGTATGRIVAIIGAVVDVQFDEGLPPILNALEASGRETRLVLEVAQHLGENTVRTIAMDGTEGLTRGQRVLDTGAPIKIPVGPETLGRIMNVIGEPIDERGPIATKQFASIHAEAPEFQDMSVEQEILVTGIKVVDLLAPYAKGGKIGLFGGAGVGKTVLIMELINNVAKAHGGYSVFAGVGERTREGNDLYNEMIESGVINLKDATSKVSLVYGQMNEPPGARARVALTGLTVAEYFRDQEGQDVLLFIDNIFRFTQAGSEVSALLGRIPSAVGYQPTLATDMGTMQERITTTKKGSITSVQAIYVPADDLTDPAPATTFAHLDATTVLSRAIAELGIYPAVDPLDSTSRIMDPNIVGREHYDVARGVQKILQDYKSLQDIIAILGMDELSEEDKLTVSRARKIQRFLSQPFQVAEVFTGHAGKLVPLKETIKGFKSILSGEFDHLPEQAFYMVGPIEEVVAKAQKLSEEHA; from the exons ATGTTGGGGCGGGCGAGGCTAGGCGGCGTGGCAGTCCTGCGGGCTCTCCAGCCCCTTGCCGCGGACCATGGCTGCTTGGCAGCAGGAGCCGCCGCCTCCGCCGCGCTCCCGCACA gGCGAAATTATGCAGCTAAGACTTCTGAGTCTGCCAAATCTGGTACTGCAACAGGGCGTATTGTTGCAATTATTGGTGCTGTTGTTGATGTCCAGTTTGATGAAGGCCTTCCTCCAATTCTCAATGCCCTGGAAGCGTCAGGCCGTGAAACTAGATTGGTGTTGgaagttgctcagcaccttg GTGAAAATACTGTTCGAACAATTGCCATGGATGGCACTGAAGGCTTAACCCGCGGGCAGAGAGTTCTGGACACAGGTGCACCTATAAAAATTCCAGTTGGGCCAGAAACACTGGGAAGGATCATGAATGTAATTGGTGAGCCAATTGATGAAAGAGGACCTATTGCAACGAAACA GTTTGCATCTATTCATGCTGAAGCTCCTGAATTTCAAGATATGAGCGTTGAGCAAGAAATTCTTGTGACTGGTATTAAGGTTGTAGATTTATTGGCTCCATATGCCAAAGGAGGTAAAATTG GGCTCTTTGGTGGTGCTGGTGTAGGAAAAACTGTATTAATTATGGAACTTATTAACAATGTTGCTAAAGCCCATGGTGGCTACTCTGTCTTCGCTGGTGTAGGGGAGCGTACACGAGAGGGTAATGACTTGTATAATGAAATGATTGAATCTGGTGTCATCAACCTGAAGGATGCCACTTCCAAG GTTTCACTTGTGTATGGTCAAATGAATGAGCCTCCAGGTGCCCGTGCCAGAGTAGCCCTGACTGGTTTGACAGTTGCTGAATATTTCCGTGATCAAGAAGGACAGGATGTGCTTCTCTTTATCGATAATATCTTCAGATTTACCCAGGCTGGTTCAGAG GTGTCTGCACTTCTTGGTCGTATCCCCTCTGCTGTAGGGTATCAGCCAACGTTGGCTACTGACATGGGAACAATGCAGGAAAGAATAACTACTACTAAAAAGGGATCAATTACATCAGTACAG GCTATCTACGTACCAGCTGATGACTTGACTGACCCTGCTCCAGCTACTACTTTTGCACATTTAGATGCTACTACAGTATTATCCCGTGCCATTGCTGAACTGGGTATCTATCCAGCAGTGGACCCTCTGGATTCTACTTCACGTATCATGGACCCTAACATTGTTGGCAGAGAGCATTATGATGTGGCTCGTGGTGTACAGAAGATTCTTCAG GATTACAAATCCCTTCAAGATATTATTGCTATTTTGGGAATGGATGAATTGTCTGAGGAAGATAAACTAACTGTATCCCGGGCTCGAAAAATCCAGAGGTTTTTGTCTCAGCCTTTCCAGGTTGCTGAAGTCTTCACTGGCCATGCTGGAAAATTGGTGCCTTTGAAGGAAACAATCAAGGGATTCAAGAGCATTTTATCTG
- the LOC102934467 gene encoding ATP synthase subunit beta, mitochondrial isoform X3, producing MCAEHAQQLCWKQYGRNYAAKTSESAKSGTATGRIVAIIGAVVDVQFDEGLPPILNALEASGRETRLVLEVAQHLGENTVRTIAMDGTEGLTRGQRVLDTGAPIKIPVGPETLGRIMNVIGEPIDERGPIATKQFASIHAEAPEFQDMSVEQEILVTGIKVVDLLAPYAKGGKIGLFGGAGVGKTVLIMELINNVAKAHGGYSVFAGVGERTREGNDLYNEMIESGVINLKDATSKVSLVYGQMNEPPGARARVALTGLTVAEYFRDQEGQDVLLFIDNIFRFTQAGSEVSALLGRIPSAVGYQPTLATDMGTMQERITTTKKGSITSVQAIYVPADDLTDPAPATTFAHLDATTVLSRAIAELGIYPAVDPLDSTSRIMDPNIVGREHYDVARGVQKILQDYKSLQDIIAILGMDELSEEDKLTVSRARKIQRFLSQPFQVAEVFTGHAGKLVPLKETIKGFKSILSGEFDHLPEQAFYMVGPIEEVVAKAQKLSEEHA from the exons ATGTGTGCAGAACATGCTCAGCAGCTCTGTTGGAAGCaatatg gGCGAAATTATGCAGCTAAGACTTCTGAGTCTGCCAAATCTGGTACTGCAACAGGGCGTATTGTTGCAATTATTGGTGCTGTTGTTGATGTCCAGTTTGATGAAGGCCTTCCTCCAATTCTCAATGCCCTGGAAGCGTCAGGCCGTGAAACTAGATTGGTGTTGgaagttgctcagcaccttg GTGAAAATACTGTTCGAACAATTGCCATGGATGGCACTGAAGGCTTAACCCGCGGGCAGAGAGTTCTGGACACAGGTGCACCTATAAAAATTCCAGTTGGGCCAGAAACACTGGGAAGGATCATGAATGTAATTGGTGAGCCAATTGATGAAAGAGGACCTATTGCAACGAAACA GTTTGCATCTATTCATGCTGAAGCTCCTGAATTTCAAGATATGAGCGTTGAGCAAGAAATTCTTGTGACTGGTATTAAGGTTGTAGATTTATTGGCTCCATATGCCAAAGGAGGTAAAATTG GGCTCTTTGGTGGTGCTGGTGTAGGAAAAACTGTATTAATTATGGAACTTATTAACAATGTTGCTAAAGCCCATGGTGGCTACTCTGTCTTCGCTGGTGTAGGGGAGCGTACACGAGAGGGTAATGACTTGTATAATGAAATGATTGAATCTGGTGTCATCAACCTGAAGGATGCCACTTCCAAG GTTTCACTTGTGTATGGTCAAATGAATGAGCCTCCAGGTGCCCGTGCCAGAGTAGCCCTGACTGGTTTGACAGTTGCTGAATATTTCCGTGATCAAGAAGGACAGGATGTGCTTCTCTTTATCGATAATATCTTCAGATTTACCCAGGCTGGTTCAGAG GTGTCTGCACTTCTTGGTCGTATCCCCTCTGCTGTAGGGTATCAGCCAACGTTGGCTACTGACATGGGAACAATGCAGGAAAGAATAACTACTACTAAAAAGGGATCAATTACATCAGTACAG GCTATCTACGTACCAGCTGATGACTTGACTGACCCTGCTCCAGCTACTACTTTTGCACATTTAGATGCTACTACAGTATTATCCCGTGCCATTGCTGAACTGGGTATCTATCCAGCAGTGGACCCTCTGGATTCTACTTCACGTATCATGGACCCTAACATTGTTGGCAGAGAGCATTATGATGTGGCTCGTGGTGTACAGAAGATTCTTCAG GATTACAAATCCCTTCAAGATATTATTGCTATTTTGGGAATGGATGAATTGTCTGAGGAAGATAAACTAACTGTATCCCGGGCTCGAAAAATCCAGAGGTTTTTGTCTCAGCCTTTCCAGGTTGCTGAAGTCTTCACTGGCCATGCTGGAAAATTGGTGCCTTTGAAGGAAACAATCAAGGGATTCAAGAGCATTTTATCTG